The Enterococcus sp. 7F3_DIV0205 genome has a window encoding:
- a CDS encoding VanZ family protein produces the protein MKKQLKNSNFYIFMAFLIMAILFYSSSQTYEQQSQVGLLDKLLSNHPFEEQLKGISFSYAGSEVSIQAKGYAKFVEFFIRKGAHFGTYFLLGGSWFIGLNMKVKQPLLIGVVAWLTATGYAGLDEYHQMLTGGRTPLFQDVMLDSIGALTAVFLCLLVIGIKKLRKK, from the coding sequence TTGAAAAAGCAGTTAAAAAACAGTAATTTTTATATATTTATGGCATTTTTGATTATGGCTATTTTATTTTATAGTTCTTCTCAAACGTATGAACAACAATCACAGGTTGGATTACTAGATAAACTATTGAGCAACCATCCATTTGAAGAGCAGCTCAAAGGAATTTCATTTAGCTATGCTGGAAGTGAGGTAAGTATCCAAGCGAAGGGATATGCAAAATTTGTGGAATTCTTTATTCGTAAAGGAGCTCACTTTGGCACCTACTTTTTATTAGGCGGTAGTTGGTTCATCGGGTTGAACATGAAAGTCAAGCAACCGCTTTTGATAGGTGTTGTAGCGTGGCTTACAGCAACAGGATATGCTGGTTTGGATGAGTACCATCAAATGTTGACAGGTGGGCGAACTCCGCTATTTCAGGATGTCATGCTAGATTCTATAGGGGCGCTTACAGCAGTTTTTCTTTGCTTACTTGTGATCGGCATCAAAAAATTGAGGAAAAAATAA
- a CDS encoding coiled-coil domain-containing protein, producing MKKSILPLLMICSLTLTSVAMPLISSADEVDSKIQQKDQTISGLKSQEADAQSQVAAVQSQVASINEKADTLLAEQGKLRKTSTSLEKEIKQLTKRIDKREVAIQNQARDVQVNGNSTSYMDALLNAKSVSDAITRVTAMSTIVNANNDLVKQQQEDKKAVETKKTENEDKLKELQDNQVELEAQKGELVKAEADLNVLQTSLAAERATAEDQKAGLVKEKEAAIAEQARIAEQEKVVAANAKKAAEEAAAAKATKPSTTTTSSTEEATTGSSNNGTTGSSTGNVTPVQPEQPQQPEQPDVPKEPETPTPPPPTGSSAIAIAAAQVGKPYVWGSKGPNSFDCSGLVYYAFMNSTGRNVGGYTVAQESAGTRISVAEAQAGDLYFWGSPGASYHVAIATGGGGYIHAGNESTGVEYSNVGSFTPSFAVRM from the coding sequence TTGAAAAAAAGTATATTACCATTACTAATGATTTGCTCATTAACCCTTACATCTGTAGCAATGCCATTGATTTCATCAGCAGATGAAGTGGACTCGAAAATTCAACAAAAAGACCAAACAATTTCAGGATTAAAATCTCAAGAAGCTGATGCTCAAAGCCAAGTGGCTGCTGTACAAAGCCAAGTAGCTTCTATCAACGAAAAAGCAGATACATTATTAGCTGAACAAGGCAAATTAAGAAAAACTTCTACTAGCTTAGAAAAAGAAATCAAACAATTAACAAAACGTATCGACAAACGTGAAGTAGCTATCCAAAATCAAGCACGTGACGTTCAAGTGAACGGTAACAGCACAAGCTACATGGATGCATTATTGAATGCAAAATCAGTTTCTGATGCCATTACTCGTGTAACTGCAATGTCTACGATTGTTAATGCAAACAATGATTTAGTAAAACAACAACAAGAAGATAAAAAAGCAGTTGAAACTAAGAAAACTGAAAACGAAGATAAATTAAAAGAATTACAAGATAACCAAGTAGAACTTGAAGCACAAAAAGGCGAACTTGTAAAAGCAGAGGCAGACTTGAATGTATTACAAACATCATTAGCTGCTGAAAGAGCAACTGCTGAAGATCAAAAAGCTGGATTAGTGAAAGAAAAAGAAGCAGCGATCGCAGAACAAGCTCGTATTGCTGAACAAGAAAAAGTAGTAGCTGCTAATGCTAAAAAAGCAGCTGAAGAAGCTGCAGCTGCTAAAGCTACAAAACCAAGCACTACAACTACTTCATCAACTGAAGAAGCAACAACAGGATCATCGAATAATGGTACAACAGGTTCGTCAACTGGCAATGTAACACCAGTACAACCAGAGCAACCACAACAACCTGAACAACCAGATGTTCCAAAAGAGCCAGAAACACCAACACCTCCACCACCAACAGGTAGTTCTGCAATTGCAATTGCAGCAGCACAAGTTGGTAAACCATATGTTTGGGGTTCTAAAGGTCCAAACAGCTTTGACTGTTCAGGTTTAGTTTACTACGCATTTATGAACTCAACTGGCCGTAATGTCGGTGGATACACAGTTGCACAAGAAAGTGCGGGTACACGTATTTCTGTAGCGGAAGCTCAAGCTGGAGACTTATACTTCTGGGGTAGCCCAGGTGCTTCTTACCACGTAGCGATTGCTACAGGTGGCGGCGGTTATATCCACGCTGGTAACGAAAGTACAGGCGTTGAATACAGCAACGTTGGTTCATTTACACCAAGCTTCGCTGTACGTATGTAA
- a CDS encoding M3 family oligoendopeptidase: MTYSLVWDLDSIFPGGSHSAQLEQRLTKLKDQSRDYHQLIEQWAPENDAEYQELQKIISLQGNISNGFSQCSSFITALSSADTKDKKAKILSGDLFSLLPAIQLAETIFTKKLTEISDEHWQTLTTLPTFESIAFRLNEIRRDGMQLLSEQEENIINTLSLDGLNAWSSHYDTIVASITIPFKEGDQTTDLSAGQAFNRMMSDPSSDVRAQLFKEWEKAWSEKAPLLADTLNHLDGFRLSDYKLHGVSDFLEKPLNYNRMQKETLDVMWATIQKNKQPFIDFLTRKAQLFGKEKMDWQDQDAPIILGDLKEKSYSFDEAAEFILENFEKFSPKMATFAKEAFEKSWIEAEDRPDKRPGGYCTELPETEESRIFMTFGNSINEVATLAHELGHAFHSSVMWDLPALDREYAMNVAETASTFAELIVADATLKKAETPEEKINLLDTKMQNAIAMFMNIHSRFIFENSFYEARQKGLLSEDEITELMLDAQKESYQDSLGTYHPHFWASKLHFFIDDVPFYNFPYTFGYLFSMGIYAYANKQGSDFEDQYIALLRDTASMTSEDLAKKHLDVDLTKPDFWQAGIDQVIKDVNEFMELTEEYIK, encoded by the coding sequence ATGACTTATTCACTCGTTTGGGACTTAGATAGCATTTTCCCAGGAGGCAGTCACTCCGCACAATTGGAACAACGATTAACAAAATTAAAAGATCAAAGCCGTGATTATCACCAATTGATCGAACAGTGGGCACCAGAAAATGATGCTGAATATCAAGAGTTACAAAAAATTATATCTTTGCAAGGAAACATCTCAAACGGATTTTCTCAATGTAGTAGCTTTATCACAGCACTATCATCTGCCGATACAAAAGATAAAAAAGCAAAAATTTTATCAGGTGACCTTTTCTCATTACTACCAGCGATCCAATTAGCAGAAACTATTTTCACAAAAAAATTGACAGAAATTTCCGACGAGCATTGGCAAACCTTAACAACTTTACCAACATTTGAATCCATCGCTTTTCGTTTAAATGAAATCCGCCGTGACGGTATGCAACTATTATCTGAGCAAGAAGAAAATATCATCAATACATTGTCCTTGGACGGCCTTAACGCTTGGAGCAGTCACTATGATACGATTGTTGCTAGCATCACAATTCCATTTAAAGAAGGAGATCAAACAACAGATCTTTCAGCTGGACAAGCATTTAACCGAATGATGAGCGATCCTAGCTCAGATGTTCGGGCACAACTATTCAAAGAATGGGAAAAAGCTTGGAGTGAGAAAGCACCCTTGCTAGCGGATACTTTAAATCACTTGGACGGATTCCGCTTAAGTGACTATAAGCTTCATGGTGTCTCTGATTTCTTAGAAAAACCATTGAACTATAACCGTATGCAAAAAGAAACACTAGATGTTATGTGGGCAACGATCCAAAAGAACAAACAACCTTTTATTGATTTCTTGACACGTAAAGCTCAATTATTTGGAAAAGAGAAAATGGACTGGCAAGATCAAGATGCGCCGATCATTTTAGGCGATTTAAAGGAAAAATCTTACAGTTTTGACGAAGCAGCTGAATTTATTTTAGAAAACTTTGAAAAATTCAGTCCTAAAATGGCTACATTTGCTAAAGAAGCATTTGAAAAAAGCTGGATTGAAGCAGAAGATCGCCCAGATAAACGCCCAGGTGGATACTGCACAGAACTTCCTGAAACAGAAGAATCTAGAATTTTTATGACTTTTGGCAATTCAATCAATGAAGTAGCAACACTAGCTCACGAATTAGGCCATGCATTCCATAGTAGCGTGATGTGGGATCTTCCAGCACTTGATCGGGAATACGCGATGAACGTCGCAGAAACAGCTAGTACATTTGCAGAATTGATTGTCGCAGATGCAACCTTGAAAAAAGCAGAAACACCAGAGGAAAAAATTAATTTATTAGACACTAAAATGCAAAATGCCATTGCTATGTTTATGAATATCCACTCTCGTTTCATTTTTGAAAATAGCTTTTATGAAGCTCGTCAAAAAGGATTGCTTAGTGAAGATGAAATAACCGAGTTGATGCTTGACGCTCAAAAAGAAAGTTATCAAGATAGTTTAGGGACTTATCATCCTCATTTTTGGGCAAGTAAACTGCATTTCTTTATTGATGATGTGCCTTTTTATAATTTCCCTTACACATTCGGCTACTTGTTCAGTATGGGGATTTATGCCTATGCGAATAAACAAGGCAGTGATTTTGAAGATCAATACATTGCCTTACTTCGTGACACTGCATCAATGACTTCAGAAGACTTAGCTAAGAAACATCTTGATGTCGATTTAACCAAACCTGACTTCTGGCAAGCTGGGATCGATCAAGTCATCAAAGATGTAAATGAGTTTATGGAATTGACAGAAGAATATATTAAGTAA
- a CDS encoding YxeA family protein, which yields MRHLMKHFCKSVLMILFILVISIIGLRIYTYNNTSTAAAMIDYFNPLVKTATLYTKTTENYDYTYPDAVSKIENFAYVQTCYTDKGEKRKLEYISFGKKLKPDKFLRLTVKGQNVMNWEEIDKGDLPDNILPLF from the coding sequence GTGCGGCATCTAATGAAACATTTCTGCAAATCAGTACTGATGATACTGTTTATTCTAGTAATCAGCATCATCGGACTTAGAATTTATACTTATAATAATACATCTACCGCTGCAGCGATGATCGATTACTTTAATCCATTAGTCAAAACCGCGACTCTTTATACTAAAACAACTGAAAACTACGATTATACCTATCCAGATGCGGTTAGCAAAATAGAAAATTTTGCCTATGTTCAAACTTGTTATACGGATAAAGGAGAAAAACGAAAACTAGAATACATTTCATTTGGAAAAAAGTTAAAACCAGATAAATTTCTTAGATTAACAGTAAAAGGTCAGAACGTTATGAATTGGGAAGAAATCGATAAAGGTGATTTACCAGATAATATATTGCCATTATTCTAG